The genomic window ACTTCAAGAACGGCTGACATTTACATATGAAATAAGCGTAAAGCAGATAATGGATATGAGTCAACCAAGCGGCATTATATGTGTATCTCTTGTCATGGCTGTCCGCACGAACAAACTTGTGCGAAAGGAAAAGATATGAAGAGTATTTCTGTTTCGTAGGAGAACCAAAAGCAACGCAAGGAAATAAGAGAACGGTTGATGACAGATAAGGGCAAGTAAAATACCAACAGAGAAAGATAGATGTCGAGCCCGTCTTTGGTCAACTGAAATATAACAATAATTATTCACGTTTTCGAATGAAAGGCCTGTCAAAAAATACAATAGATTTTAGCCTGCTTTGTGCTGCACACAATTTGAGAAAATGGCACAAAATATCTAACCAAATAAAGGATAAAGAAGTGATATAGTTTAAGTAAAAGTACGAAAGGTACTCTGAGACAAATTTTAATTGAGAACATAGATATTTCTAGCATGAAACAAAAAACTGTCCCGAGAAGGTCAACTTATCAAGAACTTTTGGGACAGCAGCTTTTCTTTATATCATAACATGAAGCTACTCATCCTCTATACGTTTATCGAATCACTATTGAACAATCCAAGTATCCAAGACTTAAGTAGCGTACCGAGAGTGCTTGATTACTCCTTATTGATTCATATGTT from Bacillus sp. HMF5848 includes these protein-coding regions:
- a CDS encoding transposase, with product MKYNNNYSRFRMKGLSKNTIDFSLLCAAHNLRKWHKISNQIKDKEVI